TACGCGCTGATCACACTGGCCAGCGTGCGACTCCTCGGCACAGGCCTGCACGCCGGCCGCCACCCCGTCCACAGCCGCCAAGCCTGGCAGGCATGGACCACAGGCCGCCTGATGGCCTCCGCACGCGTCTGGCTGTTCCCGCTGTACGCCAGCGTCCTGACACCCGCCTGGCTGCGCGCACTCGGCATGAAAGTCGGCCGCGGAACCGAACTGTCCACCGTCCTGGCCCTGCCCACCATGACATCCGTCGGAGACGGCGCCTTCCTGGCCGACGACACCATGGTCGCCCCGTACGAACTCGACGGCGGCTGGATGCGCATCGCCACCGCACGCATCGGCAAACGCGCCTTCCTCGGCAACTCCGGCATGACCGCACCCGGCCGCAAAGTCCCCAAAGACGGCCTCGTCGGCGTACTGTCGGCCACCCCGAAGAAAGCCAGATCCGGCTCCTCCTACGTGGGCATGCCACCCATGGAACTGCGCCGCACCGCCGAAGAAGCCGACCGCAGCCGCACCTACCACCCGCCCGCCCGCTACAAAGTGGCCCGAGCGCTCGTCGAGACCTTCCGCGTCGTACCCGCGATGTGCACAGTCGCGCTCGCCGTCCTGGCCGCCACCGCCTTCGAATGGCTCGCCACCGGCTACGGCTTCGCCACGGCCCTCACCCTGGGCGGCGTCATCCTGGCAGCCGCCGGCATCCTCGCCGCCACCCTCGCCACAGCCGCCAAATGGGCACTCGTCGGCCGGATCACAGCCGGCAGCCGGCCACTGTGGAACTCCTTCGTCTGGCGCAACGAACTCGCCGACAACTTCGTCGAAGTGCTGGCAGCCCCCTGGTTCGCCCAACCATGGCTCGGAACCGCACCATTGAACGCGTGGCTACGTTCACTCGGGGCACGCATCGGGCATGGAGTCACATGTGACACATACTGGCTGCCAGAAGCAGATCTGGTCACACTCGGGAACGGCGCCTGCGTCAACCGAGGCTGCGTCCTGCAAACCCACCTCTTCCACGACCGCGTCATGAACATCGACACCGTCACCCTGGACACAGGCGCGACCCTCGGCCCCCACGGCGTCATCCTGCCCGCCGCCCACATCGGAGCCCACACCACCATCGGACCAGCCTCACTCGTCATGCGCGGCGAAACCGTACCCGCCCGCACACGATGGTTCGGCAACCCCATCTCGGCATGGCGATGACACCGTACTTCCCCGCACACGGCGACCACCGATACCAGGTCACCCACTACGACCTCACACTGAAATACGGCGTCACAGGCAACCGGCTCGACGGCACAGCCCGACTCACCGTCTCCGCCACCCAACCCCTCAACACCCTCCACCTCGACCTCGGCCGCTTCCGCGTCCCAACCGTCACCGTCAACGGCATCCCCGCCCGCCACACACGCACAAGGCAAACTACGGATCACCCTCCCCACACCGCTACCGGCCGGAACCGAAGCCGTCATCGACGTCCGCTACACAGGCAGGCCCACCCCCATACCAAGCCCCTGGGGAGGCCTCGGATGGGAAGAACTGACCGACGGCGCACTGGTGGCCGGCCAGCCGATCGGCGCACCCTCCTGGTTCCCCTGCAACGACCGCCCCGACAACAAAGCCTCCTACCGGATCACCGTCACCACCCCATCCCCGTACCACGTCATCGCCAACGGCACACTCACCGCCCACCGACGCGGCGCCGGCACCACCACATGGACCTACGACCAGCCCCAACCCATGGCCACCTACCTGGCCAGCGTCCAGATCGGGCGCTACCAGCTCACCGAGATCGCCGGAACCCGACTCGCCCACCCCGCACGCCTGACCACCCGCGCCCGGCACGACTTCGCCCGGCAGGGCGAGATGATGACCGCGTTCACCCAACGATTCGGCCCCTACCCGTTCACCGGCTACATCGCCGTCGTCACCGACGACGACCTGGACATCCCCGTCGAAGCACAAGGCATGTCCATCTTCGGCCGGAACCACGCCGACGGCCGCCGCGGCTCCGAACGGCTGATCGCCCACGAACTCGCACACCAATGGTTCGGCAACAGCCTCACCGTGTCCTGCTGGAGCGACATCTGGCTCCAAGAGGGCTTCGCCACCTACGCCGAATGGCTGTGGTCCGAAGCATCCGGCGGCCCACCCGCCGCCGAACACGCCCGCCGCTGGCACCAGCGCCTCACCGCACTGCCGCAGGACTTCGTGCTCGCCGACCCCGGCGTGGACACACTGTTCGACGACCGCGTGTACAAGCGCGGCGCGCTGACCGTACACGCCCTGCGCCGGACAATGGGCGACGAGGCGTTCTTTCCCACCCTGCGCGCCTGGACCACCGCGCACCGGCACGGCAACGTCACCACCCACGACCTGGCCGCGCACGTCCAACGGCACACGGCACGGCCGGTGGGGCCGCTGCTGTCCGCCTGGCTGTACGACAAACCCCTCCCGCCGGCCGTCTGAAGGAGGGCGCCCCCGTCCGGGAGCTCCAACCGTGGGGGAGCGGTCGCCGTGTCACCATGCGCTTACGTCCGGCGACGGCTCCGAGAAACGGGGGCCTGCCATCGGGGGGAGATGTTCCGGGCTGCAAGGCGGGAGACGACGTGGAGCTCGGAGAGTGCCATGCGCCGTTTTGCCCCAGTATGTGCTTCTTTGTCCGTAACCAGACAGAATCCAGCTTCTGTCTGGTTACGTGTGCGAAGTCGGATTCGGCGTGGGGGTCAGAGGCGGTTGACGAAGCGGGCGGCGGCGCGCTGGCTCATGCCGGTCTCGCCGCGTACGAGGAAGACGGCTTCCTGGATCTGGCCGAGGGCTTTGAGCTCGCGGGCCTGGTCGACGAGGTCGACGCGGATGCCGGGCCGGTTGCGTGGGCGCTGGGTGAGCCGGGCCGCCACGATGATCAGCCAGATGGCGAGTGCGGCGGCTACGGCGGTGAGCGCGACGAGGCCGGGGGCGTTGATGTCGAGGGCGGACATGAGGGCGGACATGGTGGGCGTCTGCCCGGGTGCGGCCTGTTTATGCTGATTGCTTGATAATGAACATTATGTCAAGTAAGGGTTCCGGGAGGGGTGAGGTGCTCCCCTCGGCGGGTGGGGTTGGTGGGTTTGGTGTGATATTTCTCTCCGTAACGGCTCCGGTGTCTCTCCGTGATCTCCGTGGAGACGCGAATCGGGCGCTGAGCGGGGGTTTCGTGGCGTGGTGCGGTGGTGTGGCGGGGCTCTCCCGGGCGTTGACCAGCCTTTTGACGCTCTGTTGATTCGCTGTCCTTGGCGGGTTGTGTCGTTTTAGTGTTGGAGATCCTGCTATTCGCATTGCGAGAGGAGCAGCTCGTGGGGAGTCAGTCGGTGCTATGTGAGGTGTGTCAGGGGGTTCTGCCGGCTTCGGGTAAGGAGGCGTATACAACGCTGCGAAGCCGTCTGATCCTGTCGAACGGGTACTGCGTGGGTGGGTGCGCCGAGCGGCGTGCTGAGGAGCAGGCGCAGCAGCAGACGCAGCAGATGGTGCGTCCGCAGCCGGCTCCGGTGTCTGTGGGTTCGCGTGGGCCGGTGCGGTCTGCGGTGGCGCCGGTTCGGGTGGCGCGCTGATCGGTTCCGGTCGGGTGCCGGGTGTGTGTCGGGGGTTTGCGGTGTGTGGCCGGTTGTGGGGGCCGGTCGGTGCGGTGGGTTATGGGTGGCCGTCGGTGGTGTGCCAGTAGTCGCGGGTGTGGGTGACGAGGCCGTCGGGGTCGAAGCGGGCGAAGACGCAGCCTGCGAGGGTGACGGGGCGGCCGTTGTCGTGGGCGTGGACGCGGAATTCGATGGCTGCCTGGTCGCCGTCGACGATGGGTGTGGCGAAGGTGACGTGGGGGTCGGTTTCGCCGGTGAATGACCATCGGATGTAGGCGGCGATGGCGTGTTTGCCCTGGTGGGGTGGGCGGAAGGGCATGCTGGTGTGGACGGCGTCGTCGTGGTAGAGGGCGATGATGGCGTCGGTGTCGTGGTGGGTCCAGCCATGTTGCCAGGTGTCGGCGAAGTGCTGGGCGGCCGTTCGGGTGTCCATGGTTGTCATTGTGTGGGTGGCGCGGAGGTGGTTCGCGCCGCCCTTTTTGTTTGCTCCCCTCCCCCGGGTGTTCAGGGGGTGTAGGGGTGGATGGCGGTGACGGCGGTGATGGGCAGGGGGCCGTACAGGTGGGGGAAGCCGTTCTCGGTGCGGATGTCGAGGCCTGTGGGGTCGATGTCGAGGATGAGCAGGGGTTCGGTGAGGTGGCTGTAGAAGGTGGTGTGGACGCCGCGTAGCTGGGTGAGGTCGCGGCTGCAGTGGATGAAGCCTTCTTGGTCGAGGGTGCGGCCGAGGGTGGAGATGCGGTACTCCCCCGTTTTCTGGGCGTTGTGCCAGTCGGTGCGGAGGGCGAGGTGGTGGATGACGGGGGTCATGGGGTCCATTCGCTGTCGAGGATGGCGTAGATGGTTTCGCTGCTCCATTCGCCTTTGACGAATTCGTTGTCGATGAGGGTGGCTTCGTGGCGCATGTGGAGTTTTTCCAGGACGCGGGCGGAGGCGGTGTTGCGGGCGTCGAGGCGGCCGGTGATGCGGTGCAGGCCGAGGCCGTCGAAGCCGAGGCGGAGCATTTCGTGGGCGGCTTCGGGGGCGTAGCCGTGGCCGTGGTGGTCGGGGTGGAGGACGTAGCCGATTTCGCCTTGGCGGTGTTGTTTGCTGGTCCAGATGAGCAGGATCTGGCCGATGAGTTGGCCGGTGTGGCGCAGGGTGATGGCGAGGTCGAGGGCGTCGTTTTCGTCGAGGAGGCTGGTGCGGGTGATCTTTTTGTCGAGGAAGGTGCGGGTGGTGTCGCGGTCGCGGGGTTCCCAGTAGAGGTAGCGGGCGACGTCGGGGCGGGATTCGTAGGCGTGGAGGGCGTCGAGGTCGTCGGGGGTGAAGGGGCGTAGGAGGAGGCGGGGGGTGGTGATCGGGTAGTCGGGTTTCAGCACGGGGGCAGTGTAGGTGGGGGTCAGGGGGGTGGCAATGCGTTTTCTGCTGTTTTGACGGCGTGGGTGAGCAGGGCGCGGGTGTGGTCGAGGGGGCGTTGTTCGACGATGTGTTCGAGCCAGAGTGCGGTGATGGTGGTGTAGAGGAGGCGGACGCGGGTGTCGGTTTCGGGGAGGCGGAGGGCGTCGGCGACGATGCGGACGCAGCCGTCGGTCCAGCGGCGGGCGATGTGCTGGAGTTCGGGGTCGCGGCCGGCGTGGACGTACAGCTCCCAGAGGCCGAGTTGGCGGGTGCGGTCGGCGGTGTCGAGCTGGTCGGGCAGGGCGGTGAGGCCGTGGTCGGTGATCCAGGTGCGGGTGGTGGCGAGTTCGGTGTCGACGAGTTGGGCGAAGGCTTCGGCGAGGAGTTGGTCGCGGGAGGCGAAGTAGTAGGTGGTGGCGGCGAGGGGGAGGTTGGCGCGGTGGGCGACGGCGCGGTGGGTGACGGCGGCGAAGCCGCCTTCGGTGAGCAGGTCGACGGCGGTGGTCAGGAGGGTGGCGCGGCGGCGGCGTCCGCGTGCCTGGGTGGGTGCGGGGGTGGTGGGGTGGGTCCGCTCCCCCGGCGTGTTCTGTGTCAATGGGTACCTGCGAGGTTGAGGACGACGACGCCGCCGATGATGAGGAGGATGCCGCCGATCTTGAGTGGGGTGAGGGTTTCGCCCATGAAGGCGGCTCCGATGAGGGCGATGGCGGCGGTGCCGGCGCCGGCCCAGATGGCGTAGGCGGTGCCCATGTCGAGGTGGAGTTTGAGTGCTTGGGCGAGCAGGGAGAAGGAGGTGATGTAGCCGGCGGCGACGGCGATGGTCCAGGGGATGTGGGTGAGGCCGTTGCTGAGTTTGAGTGCGGAGGTGGCGAGGACTTCGGAGGCGATGGCGAGGGAGAGCAGGAGCCAGGGCATGGGGGTCTTCCGGTGCGGAAAAGTGGTACGGGTGTGCCAATTTTAGCGTGGGAGGCTTAGCGGGGGTGGTGTGCGGGTGTGCGGGAACTGCTTGAAAAGGGAGTCGAATGCGTGTTCCATTGGTTGGTGTGGGTTGGGACGCGCTTGCGCTTGTCGAGGAGGCCGCCGATGAGCGGCCGCTGATCGAGCGGCGTGCGGTGGCGCGCGGCGGTTTTTTCGAGCTGCAGGCCCGTACGGTGATCGAGCGGGTGCCGCAGGCGGCGGGCATCGCTCAGCAGTGGGCTGTGTCTCCTTACCGTGGGTGCGCTCATGCGTGTCGTGGGTGTGGTGCCCGGGCGGGGCATCGGCGGCTGGGGTTGGATGCCGGGCGTGATTTCGACACGCGGATCGTGGTGAAGCCGAACGTGGTGGCCCGGTTGCGGGCGGAGCTGGCGCGGTGGGACGGGCAGGAGCTGGCGGTGGGGGTCAGCGGTGACTGCTATCAGGCGGCCGAGGAGACGTATCGGCTGATGCCGGGGGTGATCGGGGCGCTGGCGGAGGCGGCGGTGCCGTTCACCGTCTACACCAAGAGCGCGCTGGTGGTGCGGGATGCCGCGTTGCTGGCGCGGGCGGGGGCGCGGGTGGCGGTGTCGATCGCGTTCGTGGACGAGCGGATCCGGCGGGCGGTGGAGCCGGGCGCCCCGACCGCGCAGGCGCGGTTGGAGCTGGTGTCGGCGCTGGTGGAGGCGGGGGTGGGGTGCCGGGTGCTGATGGCTCCGGTGCTGCCGTTGCTCAGTGACGCGGCTGATCAGCTGGGGGCGACGGTGCGGCGGATCGCGGCGGCGGGGGCGCGGGCGGTGGAGCCGGTGGTGTTGCGGCTGCCGCCGGGGACGCGTTCGTGGTACCTGGAGTGGCTGGCGACCGAGCATCCGCAGCTGGTGGGGCGGTATGAGGAGCTGTATGACCGGGCGGGGGTGCCGTCGCCGGATTATGAGGGGCGCATCAGGGGGCAGATCGCGCAGTTGTGCCAGGTGTACGGGATGGGGTGTGGTGCGCCTGCGGCTGAGCGGCGTGAGCCGCAGGCGGCGCAGCTCGAGCTTGTGTGAGGCGGTCTGAGGTGGAGTCCGGGTGAGGCCCGCACTGGACGTTGCTGACCTTCGATCGCGGCCGTCCCGCGCCGCACGACGCCATCGTCGAGCCTCTGGCCACTTCTCTGCGTACGGTCCGGGTCACCACCGATGCCGCGGCGGCGGGTCCCTGTACGGTGGTCGACGCCGGCGGCGAGGCGCACGGCGTCTATGGCGTCCAGGAGGACACGGCTGTGCTCGTCCGTCCTGACGGCTACATCGCCGCTCGCGCTCGCCTGTCGGAGCGGGTGGAGGCGGCGGGTTCTGCTTCGGCGGGGGCGGCGTCAGGGTGACGCGGTTCGTGCGGGATGCGGGGGCGGCCGCGGTCGTCTGTGGCTTCGGCCCTGATGGCGTGCTGAAGCGGGTCAGGATGCCATGAGGCGGACGATCTCGCGTGGGCGGGCTTCGCGCTCGTCGTAGGCGAGGTCGAGTCCCGCTGCCTGCACGGTGGCGAGTGATGCGGTGAGGGCGTTCTCGGACTCCCATTGCACGATCGAGATCACGGCGTCGTCGGAGAGCCAGCATTCGGCTGACAGGCATCCCGGTGTGCGCCGGAATTCCTCGGCGACGCGGTGGACGCGTGCGATGAATTCCTCGCGGTGGGCGGCGTGCGGGTAGTGGCTGGCGACCATGCCGATCTTCATGATGATCTCCTCTGCGTTCCACTTCTGTGTTGGTCAACATAGAATATTGTGGCCGACATAGGGGTGAAAACCGGGAGTGGCATGACGACACGGCGAGAGCAGACCAGCGGCGAGAGCCGGGAGCTGATCCTGCAGGCGGCGGCTGGGCTGTTCGCGGAGAAGGGGTATCGGCAGACCACGTTCGCCGACGTGGCCGAGCGGTCCGGGATCAGCAGGGGTTCGATCCCGTGGCACTTCGGCAGCAAGGAGGGTCTGCTGCTGGCCGTGCTGGAACGCTCGCTCGACATGATCCGCACCGGCCTGGCCGAGGATCCGGACGCGGCGCAGGGGGCCGAAGCGGGGTTCGACCGCCTGATGGACAGTGCCCATGCCCTGTTCGCGCTGCCCACCACCAAGCTGTTCGTCACGCTCCTGGTGGAGGCGCTGGAGCCGGGCTCCCCCATCCACGGCCGTTACGTCGAGATCCACGACACCCTGCGTGAACACTGCAGGAGGTGGCTGGAGCGGCTGCCGCTGCCGCCTGGGTTGTCGGCCGAGGCGCTGGCCGTCGCGATCATCGGTGCCGGGATCGGCATCCATCAGCAATGGCTGCTGGCGCCCGGCCGGGTGGACCGCGAGCAGGCGTTGTGGGCGCTGCGCGCGCTGGTGGCGGGAGCGCTGCTGCCGGACAGGGAATGAGCGCCGGCATCTGAGGGCAAACGGCGTCGCCCCTTCAGGAGGCTGCTACCAGATTCGTCGGCAGTGCTCCGGCCTTCAGGCCGGGGGAAGCCGACCAGCGTCAAGGCCATCTGATGCCGGTCGGCAGGAGCACGTCGGGCGGCTGCTTCCGATGTTCGGCAGGCACCGCCTTGGCCGGGTCCGACCGTGGCTTGCCGGCCTTTCTTCTCGCCTGCTGCAGCTGACGGCAGTGCTTTCTGTGCCTCTTCATCGTGCTGCAGGGGCGGGGCCGGGACGGGTGGTCGGCCGCGGTCTGGGCAGCGGAAATGCTCGCCGGTTTGACGGCGGCCGAGGCGGATGTGGCTGTCTCGGCAGTCGCTATCGACCCGCCGGCCAGGCCGACGATGAGTGTCGAGGCAAGCAGGAAAGTGCGTTGCTTGCCATGCATGGACTTTCCTTCCGAAGGAGAGCCCTCCTCGCCGCGAAGGCTCTGGATTGCTCTTTCAGAAAGCCCAGAGTACGCCTGTGAGCTGATCGCCCTGAAGTACTTATGGTCCTTGTTGCCTGGGCCTGGGCAACCTCTACTTTTCCAACGGTGTGGCGCAGCCGTGCACCATGACCTGGGCCACGTGCTGGACGACGTCCCGGGTGACGCTGCCTGGCGGCGCGGTGACCAGGGTGAACAGCGCGCCGCCGTAGAGCGCGATCAGGG
The Nonomuraea helvata genome window above contains:
- a CDS encoding DUF952 domain-containing protein; this encodes MTPVIHHLALRTDWHNAQKTGEYRISTLGRTLDQEGFIHCSRDLTQLRGVHTTFYSHLTEPLLILDIDPTGLDIRTENGFPHLYGPLPITAVTAIHPYTP
- a CDS encoding multidrug efflux SMR transporter — translated: MPWLLLSLAIASEVLATSALKLSNGLTHIPWTIAVAAGYITSFSLLAQALKLHLDMGTAYAIWAGAGTAAIALIGAAFMGETLTPLKIGGILLIIGGVVVLNLAGTH
- a CDS encoding nuclear transport factor 2 family protein, which codes for MDTRTAAQHFADTWQHGWTHHDTDAIIALYHDDAVHTSMPFRPPHQGKHAIAAYIRWSFTGETDPHVTFATPIVDGDQAAIEFRVHAHDNGRPVTLAGCVFARFDPDGLVTHTRDYWHTTDGHP
- a CDS encoding TetR/AcrR family transcriptional regulator — encoded protein: MTTRREQTSGESRELILQAAAGLFAEKGYRQTTFADVAERSGISRGSIPWHFGSKEGLLLAVLERSLDMIRTGLAEDPDAAQGAEAGFDRLMDSAHALFALPTTKLFVTLLVEALEPGSPIHGRYVEIHDTLREHCRRWLERLPLPPGLSAEALAVAIIGAGIGIHQQWLLAPGRVDREQALWALRALVAGALLPDRE
- a CDS encoding TetR/AcrR family transcriptional regulator, giving the protein MTQNTPGERTHPTTPAPTQARGRRRRATLLTTAVDLLTEGGFAAVTHRAVAHRANLPLAATTYYFASRDQLLAEAFAQLVDTELATTRTWITDHGLTALPDQLDTADRTRQLGLWELYVHAGRDPELQHIARRWTDGCVRIVADALRLPETDTRVRLLYTTITALWLEHIVEQRPLDHTRALLTHAVKTAENALPPP
- a CDS encoding GNAT family N-acetyltransferase, coding for MLKPDYPITTPRLLLRPFTPDDLDALHAYESRPDVARYLYWEPRDRDTTRTFLDKKITRTSLLDENDALDLAITLRHTGQLIGQILLIWTSKQHRQGEIGYVLHPDHHGHGYAPEAAHEMLRLGFDGLGLHRITGRLDARNTASARVLEKLHMRHEATLIDNEFVKGEWSSETIYAILDSEWTP
- a CDS encoding putative quinol monooxygenase → MKIGMVASHYPHAAHREEFIARVHRVAEEFRRTPGCLSAECWLSDDAVISIVQWESENALTASLATVQAAGLDLAYDEREARPREIVRLMAS
- a CDS encoding radical SAM protein; translated protein: MRVPLVGVGWDALALVEEAADERPLIERRAVARGGFFELQARTVIERVPQAAGIAQQWAVSPYRGCAHACRGCGARAGHRRLGLDAGRDFDTRIVVKPNVVARLRAELARWDGQELAVGVSGDCYQAAEETYRLMPGVIGALAEAAVPFTVYTKSALVVRDAALLARAGARVAVSIAFVDERIRRAVEPGAPTAQARLELVSALVEAGVGCRVLMAPVLPLLSDAADQLGATVRRIAAAGARAVEPVVLRLPPGTRSWYLEWLATEHPQLVGRYEELYDRAGVPSPDYEGRIRGQIAQLCQVYGMGCGAPAAERREPQAAQLELV
- a CDS encoding M1 family metallopeptidase, which gives rise to MAGQPIGAPSWFPCNDRPDNKASYRITVTTPSPYHVIANGTLTAHRRGAGTTTWTYDQPQPMATYLASVQIGRYQLTEIAGTRLAHPARLTTRARHDFARQGEMMTAFTQRFGPYPFTGYIAVVTDDDLDIPVEAQGMSIFGRNHADGRRGSERLIAHELAHQWFGNSLTVSCWSDIWLQEGFATYAEWLWSEASGGPPAAEHARRWHQRLTALPQDFVLADPGVDTLFDDRVYKRGALTVHALRRTMGDEAFFPTLRAWTTAHRHGNVTTHDLAAHVQRHTARPVGPLLSAWLYDKPLPPAV